A single region of the Nicotiana sylvestris chromosome 6, ASM39365v2, whole genome shotgun sequence genome encodes:
- the LOC104228508 gene encoding protein NRT1/ PTR FAMILY 8.1-like: MQKDMGEVSGEDDLYTKDGTVDYRNNPAKKAETGTWKACPFILGNECCERLAYYGMSTNLVLYFKKRLNQHSATASKNVSNWSGTCYITPLIGAFLADAYLGRYWTIACFSIIYVIGMTLLTLSASVPGLKPSSDPKEVQTAVCFVALYLIALGTGGIKPCVSSYGADQFDDADEVEKKHKSSFFNWFYFSINIGALIASSVLVWIQDNMGWGWGFGIPAVTMAIDVVSFFSGTRLYRNQKPGGSPLTRICQVVVASFRKFKVDVPGDKTSLYETTDAESAITGSRKLDHTKDLRFFDKAAVQTESDHMKGNIDQWRLCTVTQVEELKAIIRLLPIWATGIIFSAVYSQMSTMFVLQGASMDTHVGNSSFMIPPASLSIFDTLSVIFWVPIYDQLIVPISRKITGHKNGLTQLQRMGTGLFISIFAMVSAAILELFRLKYVKRHNYYELEQVPMSIFWQVPQYFLIGCAEVFTFIGQLEFFYDQAPDAMRSLCSALSLTTVALGNYLSSLLVTIVMNITTKNGKPGWIPDNLNYGHLDYFYYLLAVLSVLNLGAYLMIAKWYTYKRPVGTPR; encoded by the exons ATGCAGAAAGACATGGGAGAAGTTTCTGGAGAAGATGATTTGTATACGAAAGATGGAACAGTTGATTACCGCAATAATCCAGCTAAGAAGGCTGAAACTGGGACTTGGAAAGCCTGCCCTTTCATCTTAG GAAACGAGTGTTGTGAAAGATTGGCATACTATGGGATGAGCACAAATCTTGTTTTGTATTTCAAGAAAAGGCTCAACCAACACAGTGCTACAGCTTCAAAGAATGTGTCAAATTGGTCCGGAACATGCTACATCACACCACTAATTGGAGCATTTCTAGCAGATGCTTATCTAGGAAGATACTGGACAATTGCCTGCTTCTCAATCATCTATGTAATT GGGATGACTCTGTTGACATTGTCAGCTTCTGTCCCAGGCCTAAAGCCAAGCAGTGATCCAAAGGAAGTGCAAACTGCAGTTTGCTTTGTTGCACTTTACCTCATAGCATTGGGCACTGGTGGGATTAAGCCATGCGTTTCATCTTATGGGGCAGATCAGTTTGATGATGCTGATGAAGTCGAGAAGAAACACAAGTCATCTTTCTTTAATTGGTTCTATTTTTCGATTAATATCGGTGCTCTTATTGCTTCTTCAGTGCTGGTTTGGATACAAGACAATATGGGCTGGGGATGGGGTTTTGGAATTCCAGCAGTGACTATGGCCATTGATGTAGTAAGCTTCTTTTCAGGTACCCGATTGTATCGCAACCAAAAACCTGGAGGGAGCCCTCTGACTCGCATATGTCAAGTGGTTGTTGCGTCCTTCAGAAAATTTAAAGTTGATGTGCCTGGAGACAAAACTTCCTTGTATGAGACAACCGATGCAGAGTCTGCAATCACAGGGAGTCGCAAGCTTGATCATACAAAAGATCTTCG TTTCTTCGACAAGGCAGCAGTGCAGACAGAGTCTGACCATATGAAAGGCAATATAGACCAGTGGAGACTTTGCACTGTGACCCAAGTTGAGGAGCTCAAAGCCATTATACGATTGCTACCTATATGGGCCACGGGGATCATATTTAGTGCTGTATACAGTCAAATGAGTACCATGTTTGTGTTGCAAGGAGCGTCCATGGACACTCACGTAGGAAATTCCAGCTTCATGATTCCACCAGCATCACTTAGCATTTTCGACACTCTCAGTGTTATATTCTGGGttcccatttatgaccaacttaTTGTCCCAATTTCTAGGAAGATTACAGGTCACAAGAATGGCTTGACACAATTACAGAGAATGGGTACAGGGCTCTTCATATCCATCTTTGCCATGGTATCTGCCGCTATTCTAGAGCTCTTTCGGCTAAAATATGTGAAAAGACATAACTACTATGAACTGGAGCAGGTCCCCATGTCAATATTTTGGCAGGTTCCACAGTATTTCCTTATAGGTTGTGCAGAAGTTTTCACATTCATCGGTCAGTTGGAGTTCTTCTACGATCAAGCACCAGATGCCATGAGAAGTTTGTGTTCGGCTTTATCACTGACTACCGTTGCACTTGGGAATTACTTGAGTTCTCTGCTTGTGACAATTGTCATGAATATTACAACCAAGAATGGGAAACCCGGATGGATACCAGATAACCTGAACTATGGTCACCTTGACTACTTCTATTACCTTTTGGCTGTGCTGAGTGTACTGAATTTGGGAGCTTATCTCATGATAGCTAAGTGGTATACTTACAAAAGGCCAGTGGGAACTCCGCGTTGA